The Atlantibacter hermannii genomic interval GCGCTTCTACCCGGTCAGTGAAGAGGAGCTGACTGCCTTCCGCGAAGCGTTCCGGGAAGGCCGCGCCGGGGTGCGCATCGAAGAGAGCGAGTTTGATTTTGCGGCCTATCAGCAATTCCTGGCCGACAACGCCGCCGACATAGACGCCTTTCGCGTGCGGCAACAACAGGCGTTTAGTGAGGAAGTGGCGCGCTGGCAGACCGATGAAAGTGACAACGTCACGGAAAGTGAACTGCACAGCACCCCTGACGACGCGCATCAGGGCCAGCGGGTGAACGCCGATCTGAACGGCAATATCTGGAAAATCCTCGTCGAGCCGGGCCAGAGCGTGAAGCAGGGCGATCCGCTAATCGTGGTGGAAGCCATGAAAATGGAGTTGATGGTATGTGCGCCCAATGACGGCACGGTCACCGCCATTGGCTGCCAGCAGGGGCGCCCGGTGGGGCCAGGGGACGCGCTGTTATGGCTGGCGGCCAGTTGATGAGCGCCTTTCGCGGTACGCCCGCCCAGGAAGGCATTGCCGGACGGGTCTATCAGCACGTCAAGCAGGCGATTTTCGAATTTGAACTGCTGCCGGGGATCGGTTCAGCGAATCGGATATCGCCAACCGGGTTGGCGTGAGCCGCACGCCGGTGCGCCAGGCCCTGTACGCCCTCGAACAGGAAGGTTATCTCGACGTGCAACCGCGCAGCGGCTGGCAGGTCAAGCCGGTGGATTTCGACGCGCTGGAAGCGTTTTACGACTTACGGGTCGTGCTGGAAACCGAAGCGGTGCGCCGTTTATGCCAGCGGCCTGACGCGGGGGTTCCGGCCTCGCTTCAGGCGCTGGTAGCGTTCTGGATCGACTCGCCCCCATTGCCGGAAGGCAGTGACGTCGCACAACGGGATGAGGCGTTTCATATGACGCTGGTATGCGCTGCCGGCAACCCGGAAATGGCGCGGGTGCACCGCGACGTGACGGAAAAGATTCGTATCGTGCGCCGCCTCGATTTCACCCAGGCGCCGCGTGTGGCAGCCACATACGCCGAGCACAGCGCCATTTTGCTCGCCATTATTCACCGTGACGTCAAGGAGGCCAGTGACCGACTGAACGCGCATATCGCACAAAGCCAGAAAGAGGTTCGCAACATTACGCTTCATATGCTGCAGCAAGCGCGGCAGGCGAAGTGTCCTTAACGCGGCGCAGGCCGCAATCGCACAGCACCATTTTGGGGAATGATCATTATGCAACGACGTACCTTGTTAAAAGCCTTTGCCCTTTGCGCGTCCGTGTCAGCGATGGGCGTCACCTTCAGCGTTCAGGCCGCCGACACCATCAAGGTGGGCATTATGCATTCGTTATCCGGCACCATGGCGATATCAGAAACGCCGCTGAAAAACGTGGCGCTGATGACCATCGAGGAGATCAACGCCAAAGGCGGGGTGTTGGGTAAAAAGCTGGAACCGGTGGTGGTCGATCCGGCCTCCAACTGGCCGCTGTTCGCCGAGAAAGCCCGCCAGCTGCTGAGCCAGGATAAGGTGGATGTGGTGTTCGGCTGCTGGACCTCGGTATCACGTAAATCCGTGCTGCCGGTATTTGAAGAGCTGAACGGTCTGCTGTTCTACCCGGTTCAGTACGAAGGCGAAGAGATGTCGCCAAACGTGTTCTACACCGGCGCTGCGCCGAACCAGCAGGCGATCCCGGCGGTGGAGTACCTGATGAGCGAGGACGGCGGCGGCGCGAAGCGTTTCTTCCTGTTAGGGACCGACTACGTCTATCCGCGCACCACCAACAAGATCCTGCGTTCGTTCCTGCACTCGAAAGGCGTCGCGGATAAGGATATCGAAGAGGTCTATACCCCGTTTGGTCACAGCGACTACCAGACCATCGTCGCCAACATCAAGAAATTCTCGGCGGGTGGCAAAACGGCGGTGATCTCCACCATCAACGGCGATTCTAACGTACCGTTCTATAAAGAGCTGGCGAACCAGGCGGTGAAAGCCACCGACGTGCCGGTGGTGGCCTTCTCCGTGGGAGAAGAGGAACTGCGCGGTATCGACACCAAACCGCTGGTGGGCAACCTCGCGGCCTGGAACTACTTTGAGTCCGTGGATAACCCTACCAACACCCAGTTTGTCGCCGCGTATAAGGCCTGGGCGAAAGCCAATAAGGTGCCCAACGCCGATACCGTCGTGACCAACGATCCGATGGAAGCCACCTGGGTCGGGATTCATATGTGGGCGCAGGCGGTAGAAAAAGCTGGCACCACTGACGTGGATAAAGTGCGCGCCGCCATGGCCGGACAAACCGTCAAAGCCCCGTCCGGCTTTACGCTCACCATGGATGCCACCAATCATCATCTCCATAAACCGGTCATGATTGGCGAAATCGAAGGCAACGGTCAGTTCAACGTGGTATGGCAGACCGAACAGCCGGTTCGCGCCCAGCCGTGGAGCCCGTTTATCGCCGGTAACGATAAAAAATCCGACCAGCCGGTGAAAACCGCGAGTAACTAAGCCATTCGCCTCCTGGAGACAGGAGGCGTTTCCCACCACGGAAAAACCGACGCGGAGAAACGATGATGAAACCCGCCACCTTTTTTGTATCTGCTTCTGGTGACGCTGCTGCTTCCCGCACGGGTTTGGGCCGCCGACAGCGATGATTTTAGCCGGGCAAACCGCGCCGAACAGACCCGGATGCTGGAAACCTGGGGCAATACGCCCGACGCAAGCCGGCTACCTTTTTTAAAAGCACTGGCCGCCGAACGGGTGGTGCTTGACGCACAACAACATCCTTTTGACGAGAACGCGAACCGGCTGACGCCCCTTGGCAGCGCCGCCGTACCCACAGGGGAAACCCGTAAACTGCGCCTCACCAACCGGCTACGCAATCTCGCTGCCACGGCGCTGGCAACCCATTATCTTGTTAGTGACAACGTCACGGAAAGAATGCGCGCCGCCGAGACTCTTCAGCGCGACGCCACCCCGGAGATGGCCACACTGCTCGAATCACGTCGCCAGCATGAACCGGACGGCGCGGTACGCGACGCCCTGATCACTGCGCTGGCGTTGATGAATCTCACGCATCCGCAGCCCGCGATGCGGCTCGCGGCGGCGCAACAGCTGGAGAGTTCCGGTTCGCCGCAGGTGCAGGCGCGGCTGCAACCGTTAACCGATCCGCAAACCGAACCCGATGCTGATGTTCGCGCGCAGGCGCAGAAAAGCGTGAAGGCCATTGGTCAGCGACTGATGTGGGGCGAGCTGGCGGGCCAGGCATTTATGGGGCTGTCGCTGGGGTCAGTGCTGCTGCTGGCGGCGCTGGGGCTGGCGATCACCTACGGCCTGTTGGGGGTCATCAACATGGCCCACGGCGAAATGCTGATGCTCGGCGCGTACAGCGCGTGGATGGTACAAAATGCCTTTGCGGCCTGGGCGCCGCAGTGGCTGGCGCTTTATCCGCTGGCGGCGCTGCCGGTGGCGTTTCTGGTGACGGCGGGGATCGGCATGGCGCTGGAGCGCAGTGTGATCCGCCATCTCTATGGGCGTCCACTGGAGACCCTGCTCGCCACTTGGGGCATCAGCCTGATGCTGATCCAAATCGTGCGCATGGTGTTTGGCGCGCAAAACGTCGAGGTGGCGAACCCGGCGTGGCTGTCGGGCGGCATACAGGTCTTGCCGAACCTGATCCTGCCCTGGAACCGGGTGGCGGTCATTGGGTTTGTACTGTTCGTGCTGGCCTTTACCTGGCTGCTACTGAACCGGACCCGGCTTGGCATGAACGTGCGGGCGGTAACGCAAAACCGCGCCATGGCTGCCTGCTGCGGCGTGCCGGAAGGCCGTGTGGATATGCTGGCGTTCGGGCTCGGGTCCGGGATCGCCGGACTGGGCGGCGTGGCGCTGTCGCAGCTTGGTAACGTCGGCCCGGAACTCGGCCAGGGCTACATCATCGATTCCTTTTTAGTGGTGGTGCTGGGGGGCGTCGGCCAACTGGCTGGCAGCGTGGCGGCGGCCTTCAGCCTCGGTATTCTCAATAAAATTCTTGAGCCGCAGCTGGGTGCGGTGCTTGGCAAAATCCTGATCCTGCTGCTGATTGTGCTGTTTATCCAGAAGC includes:
- the amiC_1 gene encoding Aliphatic amidase expression-regulating protein; protein product: MQRRTLLKAFALCASVSAMGVTFSVQAADTIKVGIMHSLSGTMAISETPLKNVALMTIEEINAKGGVLGKKLEPVVVDPASNWPLFAEKARQLLSQDKVDVVFGCWTSVSRKSVLPVFEELNGLLFYPVQYEGEEMSPNVFYTGAAPNQQAIPAVEYLMSEDGGGAKRFFLLGTDYVYPRTTNKILRSFLHSKGVADKDIEEVYTPFGHSDYQTIVANIKKFSAGGKTAVISTINGDSNVPFYKELANQAVKATDVPVVAFSVGEEELRGIDTKPLVGNLAAWNYFESVDNPTNTQFVAAYKAWAKANKVPNADTVVTNDPMEATWVGIHMWAQAVEKAGTTDVDKVRAAMAGQTVKAPSGFTLTMDATNHHLHKPVMIGEIEGNGQFNVVWQTEQPVRAQPWSPFIAGNDKKSDQPVKTASN
- the livH_2 gene encoding high-affinity branched-chain amino acid transport system permease protein LivH — protein: MTLLLPARVWAADSDDFSRANRAEQTRMLETWGNTPDASRLPFLKALAAERVVLDAQQHPFDENANRLTPLGSAAVPTGETRKLRLTNRLRNLAATALATHYLVSDNVTERMRAAETLQRDATPEMATLLESRRQHEPDGAVRDALITALALMNLTHPQPAMRLAAAQQLESSGSPQVQARLQPLTDPQTEPDADVRAQAQKSVKAIGQRLMWGELAGQAFMGLSLGSVLLLAALGLAITYGLLGVINMAHGEMLMLGAYSAWMVQNAFAAWAPQWLALYPLAALPVAFLVTAGIGMALERSVIRHLYGRPLETLLATWGISLMLIQIVRMVFGAQNVEVANPAWLSGGIQVLPNLILPWNRVAVIGFVLFVLAFTWLLLNRTRLGMNVRAVTQNRAMAACCGVPEGRVDMLAFGLGSGIAGLGGVALSQLGNVGPELGQGYIIDSFLVVVLGGVGQLAGSVAAAFSLGILNKILEPQLGAVLGKILILLLIVLFIQKRPQGLFALKGRVVE
- a CDS encoding regulatory protein, gntR family, producing the protein MRQALYALEQEGYLDVQPRSGWQVKPVDFDALEAFYDLRVVLETEAVRRLCQRPDAGVPASLQALVAFWIDSPPLPEGSDVAQRDEAFHMTLVCAAGNPEMARVHRDVTEKIRIVRRLDFTQAPRVAATYAEHSAILLAIIHRDVKEASDRLNAHIAQSQKEVRNITLHMLQQARQAKCP